One genomic segment of Hordeum vulgare subsp. vulgare chromosome 2H, MorexV3_pseudomolecules_assembly, whole genome shotgun sequence includes these proteins:
- the LOC123427020 gene encoding cysteine proteinase 1-like, giving the protein MLQSNCAIFLCDPSKPDSCDAGCNGWLMTSAFSYLLKSGGLEREKDYPYTGKDGTCKFDKSKIDASVQNYSVVAVDEEQIAANLVKYGPLAIGINAAYMQTYIGGVSCPCICGRHLNHGVLLVGYGASGFAPSRFKEKPYWIVNNSWGKNWGDKRYYKICRGSNVRNKCGVDSMVSTVSATHSSKEE; this is encoded by the exons ATGCTGCAATCAAATTGTGCAATTTTCCTGTGCGACCCATCAAAGCCTGATTCATGCGATGCTGGATGCAACGGTTGGTTGATGACTTCAGCCTTTAGCTATCTGTTGAAATCTGGTGGCCTTGAGAGAGAAAAGGATTACCCTTACACCGGGAAGGACGGTACCTGCAAATTTGACAAGTCCAAGATTGATGCTTCAGTTCAGAACTACAGCGTTGTCGCTGTTGATGAAGAACAGATTGCTGCTAACCTTGTGAAATATGGACCTTTGGCAA TCGGTATCAACGCCGCATACATGCAGACATACATTGGCGGAGTGTCATGCCCATGCATCTGCGGAAGGCACCTCAACCACGGCGTTCTTCTCGTCGGCTATGGGGCGTCCGGCTTCGCGCCTTCCCGCTTCAAGGAGAAGCCATACTGGATCGTCAATAATTCGTGGGGCAAGAACTGGGGGGACAAGAGGTACTACAAGATCTGCAGGGGCTCTAACGTGCGCAACAAGTGCGGCGTCGACTCCATGGTCTCCACGGTGTCCGCCACACACTCCTCGAAGGAGGAGTAG